Proteins found in one Triticum urartu cultivar G1812 chromosome 4, Tu2.1, whole genome shotgun sequence genomic segment:
- the LOC125553135 gene encoding 4-hydroxy-3-methylbut-2-enyl diphosphate reductase-like has translation MLSASLKPPPSLAAISPSSRAPAPPAASFPSLLPSRGRVRLSAAASEGATVSQEDDASVSAAFEEARLAQFAADWKAVRADKEQGKILTLPVLRSNTGGLILKYNSMQGFVPNPLLSPAHWCKDPKRPIQDVTKDLVGSSVSVKVVEANEAEKKLVFSEKDASWSMYSSQVKIGGTYDGIVGSVFHYGAFVHLRFPDGKYHLTGLVHISEVSWDLVQDVQDFLTEGDIVKVIVVNVDAEKSRIGLSIRQLEEDPLLETLDKIIPLEPDLSPDSETASSPPEIELLPGLDGICNELLQEDGITDVRFGRQALEKRVVSQDLELWLSSVPAKDNQYKLLARAGRQVQEVYLTTSLDQEGVKKAVQRVLGRVP, from the exons ATGCTGTCCGCGTCCCTGAAGCCGCCGCCCTCCCTCGCGGCGATCTCCCCGTCCTCCCGCgcccccgcgccgcccgccgcctcatTCCCTTCCCTTCTTCCCAGCCGCGGCCGGGTCCGCCTCTCGGCGGCCGCGTCCGAGGGCGCCACCGTCAGCCAGGAGGACGACGCGTCCGTCTCCGCCGCGTTcgaggaggcgcgcctggcccAG TTCGCGGCGGACTGGAAGGCTGTGCGCGCAGACAAGGAACAGGGGAAGATCCTCACGCTGCCGGTGCTGCGCTCAAACACCGGCGGGCTCATCCTGAAATACAACTCCATGCAGGGCTTCGTGCCCAATCCTCTCCTCAGCCCCGCCCATTGGTGTAAAG ATCCCAAAAGGCCCATTCAAGATGTTACAAAGGACCTAGTAGGTTCCTCTGTTTCTGTCAAG GTAGTTGAAGCAAATGAGGCAGAAAAGAAGCTTGTATTCTCTGAGAAGGATGCCAGTTGGTCAATGTACTCTTCTCAAGTAAAGATTGGCGGTACCTATGATGGAATTGTTGGTTCTGTCTTCCACTATGGTGCATTTGTTCACCTGCGATTTCCTGATG GAAAGTATCATCTCACTGGTCTCGTACATATCTCTGAGGTCTCTTGGGATCTTGTCCAAGATGTCCAAGATTTTCTAACTGAAGGCGATATCGTCAAGGTCATAGTGGTGAATGTTGATGC GGAGAAGTCAAGGATTGGTTTATCAATCAGGCAATTGGAGGAAGATCCTCTGCTGGAGACATTGGACAAAATTATTCCTTTG GAACCCGACCTATCACCTGATTCTGAGACCGCATCATCTCCTCCAGAAATTGAACTTCTTCCAGGACTTGACGGTATATGTAATGAACTTCTACAAGAGGACGG TATAACAGATGTGCGGTTCGGGCGGCAGGCTTTGGAGAAACGTGTGGTTTCACAAGATCTAGAGCTCTGGCTTTCTAGC GTGCCAGCTAAGGACAACCAGTACAAGCTTCTTGCTCGAGCTGGGAGACAG GTCCAGGAAGTGTACCTGACGACGAGCCTAGACCAGGAGGGCGTGAAGAAGGCGGTGCAAAGAGTGCTAGGACGCGTTCCCTGA